Below is a genomic region from Macaca thibetana thibetana isolate TM-01 chromosome 1, ASM2454274v1, whole genome shotgun sequence.
atatAGTAATTTTGTGGGAGACTTAGGAGTGTGGGGATATTGTCCAGTAACTAGTGTCTGCTTTGTCACACGCTGGAGTTAccagaaacattaaaaaaggGTTGAATCACCACTGTCCAATAGAAGCATAATGTAAGTTATATAAGTTCtgtgtatgtaattttaaattttctagtagccacattaaaaagacaaagtgaaattaattttctttaatatatctaaaatattgttTCAACATATAATCGGTctaaattgttgttgttgtttttctataAACTATGTCTACAGAATTGagtgtgtattttacacatcTCAATTTAGCTAGATTTCAAGTGCCTAGTAGCTACTTGAAGCTATAGTGGATAACCACTACAAACTAATCGTTTCACAAATGATTAAATAATGTCAAAGATTTTTTAGAAGCAGGAATTTCTGATTTCACGTGTATGATTTCATGCATAAGTGATGAGGAAACAAAAGAACtaatatctttgttattttttggcaGAGAGGAACGAAGGGCATCCTACGACTATAACCAAGATCGTACATATTATGAGAGTGTTCGAACTCCAGGCACTTACCCTGAGGATTCCAGGCGGGACTATCCAGCTCGAGGGAGAGAGTTTTATTCAGAATGGGAAACTTACCAAGGAGACTACTATGAATCACGATACTACGATGATCCTCGGGAATACAGGGATTACAGGAATGATCCTTATGAACAAGATATTAGGGAATATAGTTACAGGCAAAGGGAACGAGAAAGAGAACGTGAAAGATTTGAGTCCGACCGGGACAGAGACCATGAGAGGAGGCCAATTGAACGAAGTCAAAGTCCAGTTCACTTGCGACGTCCACAGAGTCCTGGAGCGTCTCCCTCTCAGGCAGAGAGGTTGCCGAGTGATTCTGAGAGGAGGCTTTACAGCCGATCCTCAGACCGGAGTGGAAGCTGTAGCTCACTTTCCCCTCCAAGATATGAGAAACTTGACAAATCTCGTTTGGAGCGctatacaaaaaatgaaaagacagataAAGAACGAACTTTTGATCCCgagagagtggagagagagagacgctTAATACGGAAGGAAAAAGTGGAAAAGGACAAAACTGACAAGCAAAAACGCAAAGGAAAGGTTCACTCCCCTAGTTCTCAGTCTTCAGAAACCGACCAAGAAAATGAGCGAGAACAAAGCCCTGAAAAACCAAGGAGTTCTAATAAACTGAGCAGAGAGAAAGCTGACAAAGAAGGAATAGCAAAAAACCGCCTAGAACTCATGCCTTGCGTGGTTTTGACTCgagtgaaagagaaagagggaaaggtcATTGACCACACTCCTGTGGAAAAGTTGAAAGCCAAGCTTGATAATGACACTATTAAATCTTCAGCCCTGGACCAGAAACTTCAGGTCTCTCAGACGGAGCCTGCAAAGTCTGACTTGTCTAAACTGGAATCTGTTAGAATGAAAGTACCAAAGGAAAAGGGGCTTTCAAGCCATGTTGAAGTGGTGGAGAAGGAGGGCAGGCTTAAAGCCAGGAAGCACCTCAAGCCTGAGCAGGCTGCAGACGGGGTAAGTGCTGTGGATCTGGAAAAGCTGGAAGCAAGGAAAAGGCGCTTTGCAGATTCcaatttaaaagcagaaaagcaaaaacCAGAGGTCAAGAAAAGCAGTCCAGAGATGGAGGATGCTCGCATGCTTTCAAAAAAGCAGCCTGACGTATCCTCTAGAGAGGTCATTCTGCTGAGGGAAGGAGAGGCCGAAAGAAAGCCTGTGAGGAAAGAAATTCTTAAAAGAGaatctaaaaaaatcaaactggaCAGACTTAATACTGTTGCCAGCCCCAAAGACTGTCAGGAGCTTGCCAGTATTTCTGTTGGGTCTGGCTCAAGGCCCAGCTCAGACCTACAAGCAAGACTGGGAGAACCAACAGGTGAATCTGTGGAAAATCAAGAAATCCAATCAAAAAAACCCATTCCCTCAAAACCACAGCTCAAACAGCTACAGGTATTAGATGATCAAGGACCAGAGAGAGAAGACGTTAGGAAAAACTACTGCAGTCTCCGTGATGAAACACCTGAACGTAAATCAGGCCAAGAGAAATCACATTCAGtaaatactgaagaaaaaattGGCATTGACATCGATCACACGCAGAGTTACCGAAAACAAATGGAGCAGAGTCGTAGGAAACAGCAGATGGAAATGGAAATAGCCAAGTCTGAGAAGTTTGGCAGTCCTAAAAAAGATGTAGATGAATATGAAAGACGTAGCCTCGTTCACGAGGTAGGCAAACCCCCTCAAGATGTCACCGATGACTCTCCTCccagcaaaaagaaaaggatggaTCATGTTGATTTTGATATCTGCACCAAGAGAGAACGGAATTACAGAAGTTCACGCCAAATCAGCGAAGATTCTGAAAGGACTGGTTGTTCTCCCAGTGTCCGACATGGTTCCTTCCATGAAGACGAGGATCCCATAGGCTCCCCTAGGCTAATGTCAGTAAAGGGGTCTCCTAAAGTAGATGAAAAAGTCCTCCCCTATTCTAACATAACAGTCAGGGAAGAGTCTTTAAAATTTAATCCTTATGATTCTAGCAGGAGAGAACAGATGGCAGATATGGCCAAAATAAAACTATCTGTCTTGAATTCTGAAGATGAACTAAATCGTTGGGACTCTCAGATGAAACAAGATGCCAGCAGATTTGATGTGAGTTTCCCAAACAGCATAATTAAGAGAGATAGCCTTCGAAAAAGGTCTGTACGAGATCTGGAACCTGGAGAGGTGCCTTCTGATTCTGATGAAGATGGTGAACACAAATCCCACTCACCCAGAGCCTCTGCATTATATGAAAGTTCTCGATTGTCTTTTTTATTGAGGGACAGAGAAGACAAGCTACGTGAGCGAGATGAAAGACTCTCTAGTTCTTTAGAAAGGAACAAATTTTACTCTTTTGCATTGGATAAGACAATCACACCAGACACTAAAGCTTTGCTTGAAAGAGCTAAATCCCTCTCTTCATCTCGTGAAGAAAATTGGTCTTTTCTTGATTGGGACTCCCGATTTGCAAATTTTCGAaacaacaaagataaagaaaaggttGACTCTGCTCCAAGACCTATTCCATCCTGGtacatgaaaaagaagaaaattaggaCTGATTCAGAAGGGAAAATGGATGATAAGAAAGAGGACCATAAAGAAGAAGAGCAAGAGAGGCAGGAATTGTTTGCTTCTCGTTTTTTACACAGCTCAATCTTTGAACAAGATTCCAAGCGATTGCAGCAtctagagagaaaagaggaagactCTGACTTCATTTCTGGTAGGATCTATGGTAAGCAGACATCTGAGGGAGCAAACAGCACAACTGATTCCATTCAAGAACCAGTAGTTCTGTTCCATAGCAGATTTATGGAGCTCACACGAatgcaacagaaagaaaaagaaaaagaccagaaACCCAAAGAGGTTGAGAAACAGGAAGATATAGAGAATCATCCCAAGACCCCAGAATCTGCTCCTGAGAATAAAGATGCAGAACTAAAAACTCCACCTTCCGTTGGGCCTCCAAGTGTCACAGTCGCAACTCTAGAGTCAGCCCCATCAGCACTAGAGAAGACCGCTGGTGACAAAATGGTAGAGGCGCCTTTGGTAACAGAAGATAAGACTGTGGAGCCAGCCACTGTCTCAGAAGAAGCAAAGCCTGTGTCTGAACCTGCTCCTGCCCCTGTGGAACAGCCGGAACAAGTGGACCTGCCCCCAGGAGCAGACCCCAATAAAGAAGCTGCTGTAATTCCGGCAGGTGTTGAGGAAGGTTCATTAGGTGACCAGCTGCCTTATCTGGATGCCAAGCCTCCAACTCCCGGGGCCTCGTTTTCCCAGGCAGAGAGCAATGTAGATCCAGAGCCTGACAGTACCCAGCCACTTTCAAAACCAGCTCAGAAGTCTGAGGAGGCCAGTGAGCCAAAGGCTGAAAAGCCAGACACCATTGCAGATGCTGAGCCTGATGCAAACCAGAAAGCTGAAGCTGTTCCTGAGGCTCAGCCCCCAGCTTCTGAAGATTTAGAGGTTGATCCTCCAGTTGCTACAAAGGataaaaagccaaacaaaagcAAGCGTTCAAAGACCCCTGTTCAGGCACCTGCAGTAAGTATCGTGGAGAAGCCCGTCACAAGGAAGAGTGAGAGGATAGACCGGGAAAAACTCAAGCGGTCCAATTCTCCTCGGGGAGAAGCACAGAAGCTTTTGGAattgaagatggaggcagagaagaTTACAAGGACTGCTTCTAAAAACTCTGCTGCAGACCTTGAACATCCCGAACCAAGTTTGCCTCTTAGCCGAACAAGGCGCCGTAATGTAAGGAGCGTCTATGCAACCATGGGTGACCATGAAAACCGCTCTCCTGTCAAAGAGCCCATTGAGCAACCAAGAGTGACCAGAAAGAGATTGGAGCGAGAGCTTCAGGAGGCCGCGGCGGTTCCCACCACCCCTCGGAGGGGAAGGCCTCCAAAGACACGCCGGCGAGCCGATGAAGAGGAGGAGAACGAGACCAAGGAACCTGCAGAAACACTCAAGCCACCTGAGGGATGGCGGTCCCCACGGTCCCAGAAAACTGCAGCTGGTGGTGGCCCCcaagggaaaaagggaagaaatgaacCGAAGGTGGATGCTGCACGTCCTGAGGCCACCACTGAGGTGGGCCCCCAAATAAGTGTGAAAGAGAGCCCCACGGAACCCAAGGCTGCTGAGGAAGAGGCAGGGAGCGAACAGAAATGTGACAGAAAAGATGCTGGCACAGACAGAAATCTCCCTGAAGCCGCCCCTGTTGAAGTTGTAGAGAAAAAACCGGCCCCTGAAAAAAACTCCAAATCAAAGAGAGGAAGATCTCGAAACTCCAGGTTAGCAGTGGACAAATCTGCAAGTCTGAAAAATGTGGATGCTGCTGTCAGTCCCAGGGGGGCTGCAGCACAGGCAGGGGAGAGGGAACCCGGGGTGGTGGCAGTCTCCCCTGAGAAAAGTGAGAGTCCCCAAAAGGAGGATGGTTTATCATCCCAATTGAAAAGTGATCCAGTTGATCCAGACAAGGAATCAGAGAAAGAAGACGCGTCTGCCTCTGGGCCGTCCCCAGCAGCCGCCCAGTTAGCCAAGCAGATGGAGCTGGAGCAGGCCGTGGAGCACATCGCAAAGCTTGCCGAGGCCTCTGCCTCTGCTGCCTATAAGGCAGATGCACCAGAGGGCCTTGCCCCAGAAGACAGGGACAAGCCTGCACACCAAGCAAGTGAAACAGAGCTGGCTGCGGCCATTGGCTCCATCATCAATGACATTTCTGGGGAGCCAGAAAACTTCCCAGCACCTCCACCTTTTCCTGGAGAATCCCAGACAGATCTGCAGCCCCACGCAGGTGCACAGGCGCTGCAGCCTTCTGAGGAAGGAATGGAGACGGATGAGGCTGTATCTGGCATCCTGGAAACTGAGGCTGCTACAGAATCTTCGAGGCCGCCAGTCAATGCTCCTGACCCCTCAGCAGGCCCAACAGATACCAAGGAAGCCAGAGGAAATAGCAGTGAAACCTCACACTCGGCGCCAGAAGCCAAAGGGTCTAAAGAAGTGGAAGTCACTCTTGTTCGGAAAGACAAAGGGCGCCAGAAGACAACCCGATCACGCCGCAAACGGAACACAAACAAGAAAGTGGTGGTGCCTGTAGAGAGCCATGTCCCTGAATCTGACCAAGCTCAAGGCGAGAGTCCTGCTGCAAATGAGGGGACAACACTACAGCACCCCGAAGCCCCACAGGAAGAAAAGCAGAGTGAGAAACCCCATTCCACTCCTCCTCAGTCATGTACTTCTGACCCAAGCAAGACTCCCTCCACAGAGAATTCATCCCAAGAGATCAGTGTTGAGGAAAGGACTCCAACCAAAGCATCTGTGCCCCCAGACCTTCCCCAGCCCCCCCAGCCAGTGCCGGTGGATGAGGAACCTCAAGCCAGGTTCAGGGTGCATTCCATCATTGAGAGTGACCCGGTGACCCCACCCAGCGATCCAAGCATCCCCATACCCACACTGCCTTCTGTAACTGCAGCAAAGCTTTCACCTCCTGTCTCCTCTGGGGGGATCCCACATCAGAGCCCCCCTACTAAGGTGACAGAGTGGATCACAAGGCAGGAGGAGTCACGGGCTCAGTCTACTCCATCTCCAGCTCTTCCCCCAGACACAAAGGCCTCTGACGTCGACACCAGCTCCAGCACCCTGAGGAAGATTCTCATGGACCCCAAGTATGTGTCTGCAACAGGTGTCACTTCCACAAGTGTCACCACGGCCATTGCAGAGCCTGTCAGTGCTGCCCCTTGCCTACATGAGGCCCCGCCCCCTCCAGTTGAATCTAAAAAGcctttagaagaaaaaacaacagcTCCAGTTACAAACAACTCTGAGACACAAGCCTCGGAGGTGCTGGTAGCTGCTGACAAGGAAAAGGTGGCTCCAGTCATTGCTCCCAAAATTACCTCTGTTATTAGCCGGATGCCTGTCAGCATTGACTTGGAAAATTCACAGAAGATAACCTTGGCAAAACCAGCTCCTCAAACCCTCACTGGCCTGGTGAGTGCGCTCACTGGCCTGGTGAATGTCTCCCTGGTCCCAGTGAATGCCCTGAAAGGTCCCGTGAAGGGCTCAGTGACCACACTGAAAAGTTTGGTGAGCACCCCTGCTGGACCCGTGAACGTCCTGAAGGGGCCTGTGAATGTTCTTACGGGGCCAGTGAATGTTCTCACCACTCCAGTGAACGCCACGGTGGGCACAGTGAATGCTGCCCCAGGCACGGTTAATGCTGCCGCGAGTGCAGTGAATGCCACAGCAAGTGCAGTGACCGTCACAGCGGGTGCGGTTACTGCTGCATCTGGTGGTGTGACGGCCACAACAGGCACGGTGACAATGGCAGGGGCAGTGATTGCGCCGTCAGCAAAGTGCAAACAGAGAGCGAGTGCTAATGAAAACAATCGGTTTCACCCAGGGTCCATGCCTGTGATCGACGATCGTCCAGCAGACGCAGGCTCAGGGGCGGGACTGCGTGTGAACACTTCCGAAGGGGTTGTGCTCCTGAGTTATTCAGGGCAGAAGACTGAAGGCCCACAGCGGATCAGCGCCAAGATCAGCCAGATCCCCCCGGCCAGTGCAATGGACATTGAATTTCAGCAGTCGGTGTCCAAGTCCCAGGTCAAACCGGATTCTGTCACAGCATCGCAGCCTCCATCCAAAGGTCCTCAAGCTCCTGCAGGCTATGCAAACGTGGCCACCCATTCCACGTTGGTACTGACCGCCCAGACATATAACGCCTCTCCTGTGATTTCGTCTGTGAAGGCCGATAGGCCATCCTTGGAGAAGCCCGAGCCCATTCACCTCTCGGTGTCCACGCCTGTCACCCAGGGAGGCACGGTGAAGGTTCTCACCCAGGGGATCAACACGCCTCCTGTGCTGGTTCACAACCAGCTGGTCCTCACCCCAAGCATTGTCACCACAAACAAAAAGCTTGCTGACCCCGTCACCCTTAAAATTGAGACCAAGGTCCTTCAGCCGGCCAACCTGGGGTCCACGCTTACGCCCCACCACCCTCCTGCTCTGCCCAGCAAACTGCCTACAGAAGTAAACCATGTCCCCTCGGGGCCCAGCATCCCAGCAGATCGAACTGTCTCCCATTTGGCAGCCACAAAGCTCGACGCTCATTCTCCTCGACCCAGTGGACCCGGGCCGTCCTCATTCCCAAGGGCAAGCCACCCTAGCAGCACTGCCTCCACGGCGCTCTCCACCAATGCCACAGTCATGCTGGCTGCAGGCATTCCAGTGCCCCAGTTCATCTCCAGCATCCACCCAGAGCAGTCTGTCATCATGCCACCCCACAGCATCACCCAGACTGTGTCCCTGAGCCACCTCTCGCAGGGCGAGGTGAGAATGAACACTCCCACGCTGCCCAGTATCACCTACAGCATCCGGCCAGAAGCGCTTCACTCTCCTCGGGCTCCGCTGCAGCCCCAGCAAATAGAGGTCAGGGCCCCACAGCGTGCCAGCACCCCGCAGCCAGCCCCAGCTGGCGTGCCTGCGCTGGCCTCCCAGCACCCTCCCGAGGAGGAAGTGCATTATCACCTTCCCGTCGCTCGAGCCACAGCCCCTGTGCAGTCAGAGGTACTAGTCATGCAGTCTGAGTACCGACTGCACCCCTATACCGTGCCGCGGGATGTGAGGATCATGGTGCATCCACATGTGACAGCAGTCAGCGAGCAGCCCAGGGCCGCGGATGGGGTCGTGAAGGTGCCACCAGCCAGCAAGGCCCCTCAGCAGCCAGGGAAGGAAGCTGCCAAGACACCAGATGCCAAAGccacccccgcccctgcccccgtccctgtccctgtccccgtccccctccctgctcctgcccctgcccctcacaGTGAGGCCCGTATCCTCACAGTTACCCCCAGTAACCAACTCCAGGGCCTGCCTCTGACCCCTCCTGTGGTGGTGACCCACGGGGTGCAGATTGTGCACTCCAGCGGGGAGCTGTTTCAAGAGTACCGGTACGGCGACATCCGCACCTACCACCCCCCAGCCCAGCTCACACACACTCAgtttcctgctgcttcctctgttGGCCTGCCTTCCCGGACCAAGACAGCTGCTCAGGTGAGCCGGCCAGGTATCTCCCCACTGTCTTTTGGGCATGTGCTTGTGGGGCTCAGCAGGCTTTTAAGCAAAGATGTGTTAAGGAAatcaggggccaggtgtggtgacttatgcctgtaatcccagcactgtgggaggcccagacaggatgactgcttaagcccaggagttcgagaccagcctgggcaacatggcaaaaccccatctctacaaaaatacatatatatatgtaaaaattagccaggtgtggtggcacacacctgtggtttcagctacttgggaggctgaggtgggaaaatcgcttgagccctgggggcagaggttgcattgaaccaagattgtgccactacgctccagtgacagagtgagacacagtctcaaaaacaaaacaacaccagccgggcgtagtggctcacgcctgtaatcccaacactttgggaggccaaggctggcagatcacttgaggtcaggagttcaagaccagcttggccaacatggtgagaccccgtccctacttaaagaaaaagaaatccgcCTTTTGGTAAAGATAGTGGTTGAGTACAAGTGAACTGGTCAGCTAGTTCCTAAAGATGTTGGTCTTTTCATGAGTTTAAAGAGCTTTCTTAGTCCTGAGATGAAAGAATTAGATTATATCATGGGGAGCTCTGCATATGGGGAGGGAGCTCTTGCTGGGTGGTATCAGTGGGAGGCAGGTAATCAGGGATCTCTCCTTACCTGGAACCCCGAGAGCAGCTCCGTTGATTCAGGCTCCTTCTGTGGGCCTGACTTAATGGGAGATGCCATATCTTACCCTTTCGCTATGGCCCTTTGAGTCATTTGTTGGGCCCAGGGTCTTGTGCACAACAGACTGACTCTGTCCCTTTGCCTTCCTTCCCAACCCCAGGGCCCTCCTCCTGAAGGTGAGCCCCTGCAGCCCCCTCAGCCTGTGCAGTCCACACAGCCAGCCCAGCCTGTGCAGTCCACACAGCCTGCCCAGACAGCACCACCCTGCCCGCCCTCCCAACTCAGCCAGCCCGGCCAGCCACCAAGCGGCAAGATGCCTCAAGTGTCCCAGGAGGCAAAGGGGACTCAGACGGGATTAGAGCAGCCTCGCCTCCCAGCTGGACCTGCAAACAGGCCGCCTGAGCCTCATACCCAGGTTCAGAGGGCACAAGTGGAAACAGGCCCaacttccttcccctcccctgtgtCTGTCTCCATGAAGCCTGACCTTCCAGTCCCTCTTCCCACTCAGACTGCCCCAAAACAGCCGTTGTTTGTCCCAACAACCTCTGGCCCCAGCACCCCACCAGGACTGGTTCTGCCACACACTGAATTCCAGCCAACCCCCAAACAAGATTCCTCTCCACACCTGACTTCACAGAGACCCGTGGATATGGTTCAGCTTCTGAAGGTAAGCATGAGCAGGGGCTGCGCTTCCTGGCCCCTAGATTTTATGCCATGTCAAATGTACTAAGATTTCCTAGTTAACAGACCCGCAAGCTACAGCCTCTGGCTGTGTCCAGCGTGGTTCAGCCCTCCGGCCATGAGCTTACTTCTGTTTGTTTCCCTTTGAGCAGAAGTACCCCATCGTGTGGCAGGGCCTGCTGGCCCTGAAGAATGACACAGCTGCTGTGCAGCTCCACTTCGTCTCTGGCAACAATGTCCTGGCCCATCGGTCCCTGCCCCTTTCTGAAGGAGGGCCCCCACTAAGGATCGCCCAGAGGATGCGGCTGGAGGCATCGCAGCTGGAAGGGGTTGCCCGAAGGATGACGGTAAGACTCTCAGGCCCAGGTGAGCAACTGCCCCACCTACAGGGAGGGAAGACGCAGGTAGTCCCTGCCAGCCCATCTCCCTGATCTGTCATGGAAGCGTTAACTTCGTTGTTGTTggaacagtctcactctgtctcccaagctggagtgcaacagcacaatctcTGTTCAccgtagcctctgcctcccgggttgaaggcattcctgtgcctcagcctcctgagtagctgggattataggcatgcaccaccatggcgccaccatgctcagctaatttttgtatttttagtagagatggggtttcaccatgttggccaggccagtcttgaactcttgacctcaagtgatctggctgcctcggcctcccaaagtgctgggattacaggcctgagccactgtgcctggccggtaTTACTGAAGTGAGCAATGAAGGGTCCACTGTGCTTCTACTTGGGGCGGGGGATGTAAAGTACCTCTAGACCCAGAAACAAGgctttacagtttttaaaaattattttttaaatcagctttCTCAGGttgaaaaagcttttttttttttttctttcattcaaataTCAGGGTAGACTTTAA
It encodes:
- the SPEN gene encoding msx2-interacting protein isoform X1; the protein is MVRETRHLWVGNLPENVREEKIIEHFKRYGRVESVKILPKRGSEGGVAAFVDFVDIKSAQKAHNSVNKMGDRDLRTDYNEPGTIPSAARGLDDTVSIASRSREVSGFRGGGGGPAYGPPPSLHAREGRYERRLDGASDNRERAYEHSAYGHHERGTGGFDRTRHYDQDYYRDPRERTLQHGLYYASRSRSPNRFDAHDPRYEPRAREQFTLPSVVHRDIYRDDITREVRGRRPERNYQHSRSRSPHSSQSRNQSPQRLASQASRPTRSPSGSGSRSRSSSSDSISSSSSTSSDSSDSSSSSSDDSPARSVQSAAVPAPTSQLLSSLEKDEPRKSFGIKVQNLPVRSTDTSLKDGLFHEFKKFGKVTSVQIHGTSEERYGLVFFRQQEDQEKALTASKGKLFFGMQIEVTAWIGPETESENEFRPLDERIDEFHPKATRTLFIGNLEKTTTYHDLRNIFQRFGEIVDIDIKKVNGVPQYAFLQYCDIASVCKAIKKMDGEYLGNNRLKLGFGKSMPTNCVWLDGLSSNVSDQYLTRHFCRYGPVVKVVFDRLKGMALVLYNEIEYAQAAVKETKGRKIGGNKIKVDFANRESQLAFYHCMEKSGQDIRDFYEMLAERREERRASYDYNQDRTYYESVRTPGTYPEDSRRDYPARGREFYSEWETYQGDYYESRYYDDPREYRDYRNDPYEQDIREYSYRQRERERERERFESDRDRDHERRPIERSQSPVHLRRPQSPGASPSQAERLPSDSERRLYSRSSDRSGSCSSLSPPRYEKLDKSRLERYTKNEKTDKERTFDPERVERERRLIRKEKVEKDKTDKQKRKGKVHSPSSQSSETDQENEREQSPEKPRSSNKLSREKADKEGIAKNRLELMPCVVLTRVKEKEGKVIDHTPVEKLKAKLDNDTIKSSALDQKLQVSQTEPAKSDLSKLESVRMKVPKEKGLSSHVEVVEKEGRLKARKHLKPEQAADGVSAVDLEKLEARKRRFADSNLKAEKQKPEVKKSSPEMEDARMLSKKQPDVSSREVILLREGEAERKPVRKEILKRESKKIKLDRLNTVASPKDCQELASISVGSGSRPSSDLQARLGEPTGESVENQEIQSKKPIPSKPQLKQLQVLDDQGPEREDVRKNYCSLRDETPERKSGQEKSHSVNTEEKIGIDIDHTQSYRKQMEQSRRKQQMEMEIAKSEKFGSPKKDVDEYERRSLVHEVGKPPQDVTDDSPPSKKKRMDHVDFDICTKRERNYRSSRQISEDSERTGCSPSVRHGSFHEDEDPIGSPRLMSVKGSPKVDEKVLPYSNITVREESLKFNPYDSSRREQMADMAKIKLSVLNSEDELNRWDSQMKQDASRFDVSFPNSIIKRDSLRKRSVRDLEPGEVPSDSDEDGEHKSHSPRASALYESSRLSFLLRDREDKLRERDERLSSSLERNKFYSFALDKTITPDTKALLERAKSLSSSREENWSFLDWDSRFANFRNNKDKEKVDSAPRPIPSWYMKKKKIRTDSEGKMDDKKEDHKEEEQERQELFASRFLHSSIFEQDSKRLQHLERKEEDSDFISGRIYGKQTSEGANSTTDSIQEPVVLFHSRFMELTRMQQKEKEKDQKPKEVEKQEDIENHPKTPESAPENKDAELKTPPSVGPPSVTVATLESAPSALEKTAGDKMVEAPLVTEDKTVEPATVSEEAKPVSEPAPAPVEQPEQVDLPPGADPNKEAAVIPAGVEEGSLGDQLPYLDAKPPTPGASFSQAESNVDPEPDSTQPLSKPAQKSEEASEPKAEKPDTIADAEPDANQKAEAVPEAQPPASEDLEVDPPVATKDKKPNKSKRSKTPVQAPAVSIVEKPVTRKSERIDREKLKRSNSPRGEAQKLLELKMEAEKITRTASKNSAADLEHPEPSLPLSRTRRRNVRSVYATMGDHENRSPVKEPIEQPRVTRKRLERELQEAAAVPTTPRRGRPPKTRRRADEEEENETKEPAETLKPPEGWRSPRSQKTAAGGGPQGKKGRNEPKVDAARPEATTEVGPQISVKESPTEPKAAEEEAGSEQKCDRKDAGTDRNLPEAAPVEVVEKKPAPEKNSKSKRGRSRNSRLAVDKSASLKNVDAAVSPRGAAAQAGEREPGVVAVSPEKSESPQKEDGLSSQLKSDPVDPDKESEKEDASASGPSPAAAQLAKQMELEQAVEHIAKLAEASASAAYKADAPEGLAPEDRDKPAHQASETELAAAIGSIINDISGEPENFPAPPPFPGESQTDLQPHAGAQALQPSEEGMETDEAVSGILETEAATESSRPPVNAPDPSAGPTDTKEARGNSSETSHSAPEAKGSKEVEVTLVRKDKGRQKTTRSRRKRNTNKKVVVPVESHVPESDQAQGESPAANEGTTLQHPEAPQEEKQSEKPHSTPPQSCTSDPSKTPSTENSSQEISVEERTPTKASVPPDLPQPPQPVPVDEEPQARFRVHSIIESDPVTPPSDPSIPIPTLPSVTAAKLSPPVSSGGIPHQSPPTKVTEWITRQEESRAQSTPSPALPPDTKASDVDTSSSTLRKILMDPKYVSATGVTSTSVTTAIAEPVSAAPCLHEAPPPPVESKKPLEEKTTAPVTNNSETQASEVLVAADKEKVAPVIAPKITSVISRMPVSIDLENSQKITLAKPAPQTLTGLVSALTGLVNVSLVPVNALKGPVKGSVTTLKSLVSTPAGPVNVLKGPVNVLTGPVNVLTTPVNATVGTVNAAPGTVNAAASAVNATASAVTVTAGAVTAASGGVTATTGTVTMAGAVIAPSAKCKQRASANENNRFHPGSMPVIDDRPADAGSGAGLRVNTSEGVVLLSYSGQKTEGPQRISAKISQIPPASAMDIEFQQSVSKSQVKPDSVTASQPPSKGPQAPAGYANVATHSTLVLTAQTYNASPVISSVKADRPSLEKPEPIHLSVSTPVTQGGTVKVLTQGINTPPVLVHNQLVLTPSIVTTNKKLADPVTLKIETKVLQPANLGSTLTPHHPPALPSKLPTEVNHVPSGPSIPADRTVSHLAATKLDAHSPRPSGPGPSSFPRASHPSSTASTALSTNATVMLAAGIPVPQFISSIHPEQSVIMPPHSITQTVSLSHLSQGEVRMNTPTLPSITYSIRPEALHSPRAPLQPQQIEVRAPQRASTPQPAPAGVPALASQHPPEEEVHYHLPVARATAPVQSEVLVMQSEYRLHPYTVPRDVRIMVHPHVTAVSEQPRAADGVVKVPPASKAPQQPGKEAAKTPDAKATPAPAPVPVPVPVPLPAPAPAPHSEARILTVTPSNQLQGLPLTPPVVVTHGVQIVHSSGELFQEYRYGDIRTYHPPAQLTHTQFPAASSVGLPSRTKTAAQGPPPEGEPLQPPQPVQSTQPAQPVQSTQPAQTAPPCPPSQLSQPGQPPSGKMPQVSQEAKGTQTGLEQPRLPAGPANRPPEPHTQVQRAQVETGPTSFPSPVSVSMKPDLPVPLPTQTAPKQPLFVPTTSGPSTPPGLVLPHTEFQPTPKQDSSPHLTSQRPVDMVQLLKKYPIVWQGLLALKNDTAAVQLHFVSGNNVLAHRSLPLSEGGPPLRIAQRMRLEASQLEGVARRMTVETDYCLLLALPCGRDQEDVVSQTESLKAAFITYLQAKQAAGIINVPNPGSNQPAYVLQIFPPCEFSESHLSRLAPDLLASISNISPHLMIVIASV